The following proteins come from a genomic window of Paenibacillus sp. CAA11:
- a CDS encoding cell wall hydrolase has product MYLFRQSRYVTLLISAILVCLGSIYLLWMPINPAPHGKRSELKLSAGEKPDIRRIPAMVSTQPILIYEQTKAATLFLLKPAALQQRAKVLPTYRSILPAGRAQALVQKAAPAVSLAIDKSQPPEEIFFTRTKLLSPEERDQATWTYAVSKEELLLLQKIVMAEAEGEPYEGKVAVANVVLNRLRSANYPDSIKEVIYQKYQFSPVRNGRMSRVKPNKDTIRAVTEALYGRKEVSDDTYYFLSLKLASDLTVHHHQKKTKTIGNHTFYK; this is encoded by the coding sequence ATGTATCTATTTAGACAAAGTCGTTATGTCACGCTGTTGATCAGCGCTATTCTTGTATGCCTGGGCTCGATCTATCTTCTATGGATGCCCATTAACCCTGCCCCGCACGGGAAGCGGAGCGAACTCAAGTTGTCTGCAGGTGAGAAGCCTGATATCAGGCGAATTCCGGCTATGGTGAGCACTCAGCCGATATTAATCTATGAACAGACAAAGGCAGCGACCTTATTTCTGCTGAAGCCTGCTGCTTTGCAGCAGCGAGCAAAGGTGCTGCCAACTTACCGATCCATCTTGCCCGCTGGCCGTGCACAGGCTCTAGTTCAGAAGGCAGCACCGGCTGTCTCCTTGGCTATAGATAAATCCCAACCCCCCGAAGAAATCTTCTTTACCCGCACAAAGCTGCTGAGTCCGGAAGAAAGGGACCAGGCAACTTGGACCTATGCGGTATCCAAAGAAGAACTGCTTCTCCTACAAAAAATTGTGATGGCAGAAGCAGAGGGCGAACCGTACGAAGGCAAAGTGGCAGTTGCCAATGTTGTCTTAAACCGGCTGCGGTCCGCTAATTATCCCGATTCTATCAAAGAGGTTATCTATCAGAAATATCAGTTCAGCCCCGTGAGAAACGGGCGTATGTCACGCGTCAAACCAAACAAAGATACGATACGTGCAGTTACCGAAGCCCTGTACGGACGCAAAGAGGTTAGCGATGATACGTATTACTTTCTCTCGTTAAAGCTGGCTAGCGATTTGACGGTTCATCATCATCAAAAGAAGACAAAGACCATAGGAAACCACACATTTTATAAATGA
- the thpR gene encoding RNA 2',3'-cyclic phosphodiesterase produces MTNVLVSKDKVPAWRVFTAVQLPEALGRKLAQACETAKSKLEFKKWVDERDYHITLQFLGDVKPEQIGKMTEVLYQAALRCRSFTLKVSGQGVFGRSEAPSVLWAGLDGDTESLSALQSEVSHTLQPLGFEPERRPYHPHITLARKYQGECPFPSDAGEMIPSLGEWNVDSFVLYRTRLGRAPMYEVLDRWKLR; encoded by the coding sequence ATGACCAATGTCCTGGTATCTAAGGATAAAGTCCCTGCTTGGAGGGTATTTACAGCGGTGCAGCTGCCGGAGGCATTAGGAAGGAAGCTGGCGCAGGCTTGTGAGACTGCAAAATCCAAGCTGGAGTTCAAGAAATGGGTGGACGAACGGGACTATCACATTACATTGCAATTTCTGGGGGATGTGAAGCCGGAGCAGATCGGAAAAATGACGGAAGTTCTGTATCAAGCGGCGCTGAGATGCCGTTCATTTACTCTCAAGGTGAGCGGGCAGGGAGTCTTCGGAAGAAGTGAAGCGCCCAGCGTGCTCTGGGCGGGCCTGGATGGAGATACAGAGAGCCTCTCTGCCCTGCAAAGTGAAGTCAGCCATACGCTCCAGCCGCTTGGATTCGAGCCTGAACGCAGACCCTATCATCCGCATATTACCCTGGCTCGGAAATATCAGGGGGAATGCCCCTTTCCATCTGATGCCGGAGAAATGATTCCTTCTCTGGGGGAGTGGAATGTGGACTCATTTGTGTTATACCGCACAAGATTAGGGCGGGCACCTATGTATGAGGTATTGGACAGATGGAAGCTGAGATAG
- a CDS encoding Dps family protein, which translates to MSNKTLTSAETAVQEQLNLQVANWTVLYTKLHNFHWYVKGGHFFTLHAKFEELYNEAANYVDELAERLLSIGGRPVATLKESLAMATVAEASGTENAEQMVASIVSDFGKISEELKSGMDAAEEAGDQATADMLLGVKEALDKHVWMLNAFLGK; encoded by the coding sequence ATGAGCAATAAAACATTAACTTCTGCTGAAACGGCTGTTCAAGAGCAATTAAACCTTCAGGTGGCGAATTGGACAGTTCTATACACGAAGCTTCATAACTTTCACTGGTATGTAAAGGGAGGCCATTTCTTTACCCTTCATGCGAAGTTCGAAGAGCTGTATAATGAAGCAGCCAACTATGTGGATGAATTGGCAGAACGCCTTCTGTCCATTGGCGGCCGTCCGGTTGCAACGCTGAAGGAATCTTTGGCGATGGCTACGGTTGCGGAGGCTTCCGGCACAGAGAACGCCGAACAAATGGTGGCTTCGATCGTTAGCGATTTCGGCAAAATTTCAGAAGAGCTTAAATCCGGTATGGATGCGGCGGAAGAAGCGGGAGATCAAGCTACTGCGGATATGCTTCTGGGGGTTAAGGAAGCACTCGACAAGCATGTTTGGATGCTGAATGCGTTTCTTGGCAAATAA
- a CDS encoding TetR/AcrR family transcriptional regulator, whose translation MPVDRRQQVIEAAAKSFALFGYKATTMEQVAKIASVGKGTIYTFFSNKEELFDEILRSVIRDMKRIAEQEVNPHEPFFENLHRSLDSLLEFRSEHELLIKLGQEVRDFGTPQAKDAMNKIEGAILNYLQLQVLRALERGEIRSMDPKIVSFVLLKLYIALTSDWNKLFDPLGKEEIKEFTRAFLAQGLAG comes from the coding sequence ATGCCTGTGGATCGCCGGCAGCAGGTGATTGAGGCAGCCGCTAAATCGTTCGCCTTGTTCGGTTATAAGGCAACTACGATGGAACAGGTAGCAAAGATTGCAAGTGTGGGGAAAGGGACGATTTACACTTTTTTCTCCAATAAGGAAGAGCTGTTCGATGAGATTCTGCGAAGTGTCATCCGGGATATGAAGCGAATAGCTGAACAGGAAGTCAATCCGCATGAGCCGTTCTTTGAGAACCTGCACCGAAGCCTGGATTCTCTTCTGGAATTTCGCAGTGAGCATGAGCTGCTCATCAAGCTGGGCCAGGAGGTGCGGGATTTTGGAACGCCTCAAGCGAAGGACGCGATGAACAAGATCGAGGGAGCCATTCTGAATTATTTGCAGCTTCAGGTTCTCAGGGCATTGGAACGCGGGGAGATTCGCAGTATGGATCCCAAGATTGTATCGTTCGTACTGCTTAAGCTGTACATTGCCTTGACTTCGGACTGGAACAAGCTTTTTGATCCGCTTGGCAAGGAGGAGATCAAGGAGTTCACAAGAGCGTTCTTGGCTCAAGGCCTTGCCGGGTAG
- a CDS encoding KGG domain-containing protein — translation MAQNNNGKMSREEAGRMGGEATAKNHDKDFYQEIGRKGGEATSKSHDKEFYQEIGQKGGEATSKSHGKEFYQEIGEKGGEARGNSDGMSREEAGRKGGEARARQRDK, via the coding sequence ATGGCACAAAATAATAATGGTAAAATGAGCCGTGAAGAAGCAGGTCGTATGGGTGGAGAGGCAACGGCAAAAAATCATGACAAGGACTTCTATCAGGAAATCGGCCGCAAAGGCGGGGAAGCTACTTCCAAATCTCATGATAAAGAGTTCTATCAAGAGATCGGACAAAAGGGCGGCGAAGCCACTTCCAAATCTCATGGCAAGGAGTTCTACCAGGAGATTGGTGAGAAAGGCGGCGAAGCTCGCGGCAACTCGGACGGCATGAGCCGAGAAGAGGCTGGCCGCAAAGGCGGCGAGGCTAGAGCCCGTCAACGTGATAAATAA
- a CDS encoding methyl-accepting chemotaxis protein, producing the protein MGLARKITLGIIGLLILVGALVGFFTYEAAYRQVDQSVGIELVGCANITTGLIDPADIELLAKGDTSVLSKVEERLNWTVDHKHLFKEAFILSPEGKILAADKHLKARGYKAGDSFYLDPEDRKAILSMQDSVYSKVYTYDGTRLKTGYGPIHQNFDHTQKLVGLMAINFDASIIQERTWEILIKPLVITAAVFLLAAVAVYFIVHRMIRPVTLLSERVNRIAEGDLTVPALNMKGKDEVGRLARDFDLMAGSLRRLLTEVNQTSLQVFSSSQQLAASSEQSGSASEQTVQVTLALQQGADKQLDSLKESSEAIQHMSLAINEIACKSEQAAAAAGNSAHAANHGAEVISDSIRQMNIMDEHIHQLDAIVADLSDHSAQIQSFLEIITEIAGETHLLALNAAIEAARAGEHGRGFAVVANSVRKLAERSASSAQQVNDLIIAVGTQMKLASESMELTAREVVRGTQLVRDAGSSFTTIDQTAKLTAESLQDVSGAVKQLSGSSEQLLHTAEIILQVAEDSAESAQTMSAASEEQLAINQEVESSAALLADLAKRLQELVDRFKI; encoded by the coding sequence ATGGGATTAGCCAGAAAAATTACTTTAGGCATCATCGGCCTACTTATCCTTGTTGGAGCCCTAGTCGGCTTCTTCACCTATGAGGCCGCCTATCGCCAGGTAGACCAGTCTGTTGGCATTGAGCTGGTCGGATGTGCGAATATAACCACCGGACTCATTGATCCGGCCGATATTGAACTCCTTGCCAAAGGGGATACTTCGGTCCTCAGCAAAGTTGAAGAACGTCTAAACTGGACGGTGGATCACAAGCATTTATTCAAGGAAGCATTCATTCTGTCGCCTGAAGGAAAGATCTTAGCTGCAGACAAGCATCTGAAAGCAAGGGGCTATAAAGCCGGTGACAGCTTCTATCTTGATCCTGAGGATCGCAAAGCGATTCTCTCTATGCAGGATTCTGTCTATTCTAAAGTATACACCTATGATGGAACTCGCTTAAAAACAGGCTATGGTCCGATTCATCAAAATTTCGATCATACTCAAAAGCTTGTCGGTCTCATGGCTATCAATTTCGACGCTTCAATTATTCAGGAGAGAACTTGGGAGATTCTGATCAAGCCTCTCGTCATCACTGCGGCCGTCTTCCTGCTAGCAGCCGTAGCCGTGTATTTCATTGTCCATCGTATGATCAGACCAGTTACTCTGCTGTCCGAGCGTGTGAACCGTATCGCGGAGGGGGATCTTACCGTTCCGGCACTGAATATGAAGGGCAAGGATGAAGTCGGCCGTCTAGCAAGAGACTTTGATCTTATGGCAGGCAGTTTGCGCAGGCTGCTGACCGAGGTGAACCAAACCTCGCTCCAGGTCTTCTCCTCCTCTCAACAGCTTGCCGCAAGCAGTGAGCAGAGCGGCAGCGCCAGCGAGCAGACCGTGCAGGTAACCCTCGCCCTTCAGCAAGGCGCGGACAAGCAGCTGGACTCGCTGAAGGAAAGCTCGGAGGCAATTCAGCATATGTCACTTGCCATTAACGAGATTGCCTGCAAATCAGAGCAGGCCGCAGCTGCAGCCGGTAATTCCGCTCATGCCGCTAATCATGGAGCGGAAGTTATTTCAGATAGCATCCGGCAAATGAACATCATGGACGAACATATTCACCAGCTGGACGCGATTGTTGCTGACCTTAGCGATCATTCAGCGCAAATTCAGAGCTTTCTCGAAATCATTACTGAAATTGCAGGAGAAACCCATCTGCTTGCTCTAAATGCAGCGATTGAGGCAGCCAGGGCAGGCGAGCACGGGCGCGGCTTTGCCGTCGTTGCCAATTCCGTACGCAAGCTGGCTGAGCGTTCAGCTTCCTCCGCGCAGCAGGTGAATGACCTTATCATTGCCGTAGGAACGCAAATGAAGCTGGCCTCCGAATCCATGGAGCTTACCGCCCGGGAAGTAGTTCGGGGAACTCAGCTCGTCCGGGACGCTGGAAGTTCATTCACCACCATCGACCAGACAGCCAAGCTGACTGCTGAATCTTTGCAGGATGTAAGCGGGGCCGTAAAGCAGCTGTCCGGCAGCTCCGAGCAGCTTCTGCACACCGCGGAGATTATTCTTCAAGTCGCTGAAGACTCCGCAGAGAGCGCACAGACGATGTCGGCTGCTTCAGAAGAACAGCTGGCGATTAACCAAGAGGTAGAATCGTCTGCCGCCCTTTTGGCAGACCTGGCCAAGAGGCTTCAGGAACTGGTCGACCGATTCAAAATTTAA
- the ltrA gene encoding group II intron reverse transcriptase/maturase, with translation MKAEYRKGYLQRDSVEREEHAGVRSAGTRERKERGGATDLLEQILDRDNLNRAYKQVKRNHGAPGIDGMTVEDALPWLQEHRDELLQKIREGRYKPSPVRRKEIPKADGSGVRKLGIPTVVDRVIQQAVAQQLQPLFEPLFSEGSYGYRPGRSAQQAIRKVKDYAEQGYGYAVEIDLSKYFDTLNHELLMHLLRKQIQDRRVTELIKRYLKSGVMENGVHCKTEEGSPQGGPLSPLLANIYLNEFDQEMKGRGVNVIRYADDIVVLAKSKRAAVRLLESCGKYLETKLRLQINTQKSKVGSVVARKHFKFLGFALGKNKNGMYIRAHGQSLAKAKKKLKELTSRSQGRNVRQVMEKVKVYIRGWIGYYYVADMKRILQSWSEWLRRRLRMYIWKQWKKPRTKVQNLRKLGIPEWQAYQWGNSRLGYWRIAGSPVLSRSITNKKLVQAGYYDFPAQYERLRKLHLCG, from the coding sequence ATGAAAGCAGAATACCGAAAGGGCTACCTGCAAAGGGATAGCGTGGAACGCGAAGAGCATGCGGGAGTGCGGAGCGCCGGTACTCGGGAACGTAAAGAAAGAGGCGGTGCAACAGACCTGCTGGAGCAGATTCTGGACAGAGACAATCTGAACAGAGCCTACAAACAGGTCAAACGCAACCATGGAGCGCCAGGAATCGACGGAATGACCGTAGAAGACGCGCTACCCTGGCTGCAGGAACATAGAGACGAGCTGTTGCAAAAGATCCGGGAAGGCAGATACAAGCCCAGCCCAGTACGGCGCAAGGAAATTCCCAAAGCAGATGGAAGCGGAGTACGGAAGCTTGGCATACCCACGGTCGTAGACCGAGTGATTCAGCAGGCAGTCGCCCAGCAGCTCCAGCCCCTGTTCGAGCCGCTCTTCTCGGAGGGAAGCTATGGCTACCGCCCCGGTCGGAGCGCACAACAGGCCATTCGCAAGGTGAAAGACTATGCAGAACAGGGATACGGCTACGCAGTAGAAATCGACCTCTCCAAATACTTCGACACGCTGAATCATGAGCTGCTTATGCATCTTTTGCGCAAACAAATTCAGGACAGACGCGTAACCGAACTGATTAAGAGATACCTGAAAAGTGGGGTTATGGAGAACGGGGTGCACTGCAAAACAGAAGAAGGCTCCCCTCAGGGAGGCCCCCTGTCGCCGCTTCTGGCGAACATCTACCTGAACGAATTTGACCAAGAGATGAAAGGCCGCGGAGTGAACGTCATCCGCTATGCGGACGATATTGTGGTGCTTGCCAAAAGCAAACGGGCAGCGGTGCGGCTACTGGAATCCTGCGGAAAGTACCTGGAGACCAAACTGAGACTCCAGATCAATACGCAGAAAAGTAAGGTCGGTAGCGTAGTGGCTCGAAAGCACTTCAAATTTCTCGGCTTTGCCCTGGGAAAGAACAAGAACGGCATGTATATCCGTGCCCATGGACAATCCCTCGCAAAAGCGAAGAAGAAGTTGAAAGAACTCACAAGTCGCAGCCAGGGCAGAAATGTTCGCCAAGTCATGGAAAAGGTAAAAGTCTACATTCGGGGATGGATTGGTTACTACTATGTGGCCGACATGAAACGGATCCTGCAAAGCTGGAGCGAATGGTTGCGAAGACGACTGCGGATGTACATCTGGAAACAGTGGAAAAAGCCGCGAACAAAAGTACAAAACCTGCGGAAGCTGGGGATACCGGAATGGCAGGCTTACCAGTGGGGCAATTCCCGTCTCGGGTACTGGCGCATCGCCGGAAGTCCAGTGTTGTCTCGTTCCATAACAAACAAAAAGCTCGTACAGGCAGGATATTATGACTTTCCTGCGCAATACGAGCGTTTACGTAAATTGCACTTATGCGGTTGA
- a CDS encoding YhgE/Pip domain-containing protein → MKSLSVFLKDIGASLKKPKVFIPILVVLFIPVLYSGMFLTAFWDPYGKMNELPVAVVNQDQGAEFESKSLHVGDDLVTELKKSDDFDWTFVTRQEAEQGMKDNKYYMTIVIPEDFSSKATTLMDDQPEPARLIFEPNEGYNFLAAQIGGTAIKQIKTEVSAKVTEAYTETLFGQVEKISSGLGEAGSGAGDLNDGASKLDAGVAKMKENLAKLTKGTGKLASGLAPLEQGTGTLNAGVQQFHQGATKLSSGLDQLSVIGKKLKTGALAVEQGGVKLGVGLNSSLQGTKKLQAGIQASEQGSAKLTAGLEQTYAGSSKVTEGAKGVAQGLEQLVKASPELAQSPAVQKLLAASQAVAEGSEQVTKSQQQLIQGSKQLQGVQGQLLSGSKQVVAGNQQLVQGVDQMQTGHKQLSQGLQQFTAKLDEAAAGGKKLAVGSQALASGTERLQGGLNQFSGGVKTLDSNVGRLGQGAGQLQNGMNKIAAGTGELATKLNEAAEKASSVKATDNLISMYAQPIKIEENKINEVPNYGTGFSPYFLSLGLFVGALITTLVIPMRGSAVEDASGWNRFVSRTLSFTIMGLIQSVLAVLLVLYGLGLEVKSVPMFYLFTFITSLCFMFIIQAIVTWLDQPGRFVAILLLIFQLTTSAGTFPLELIPGWMKAFNPWLPMTYSVTGYKAVISSGDFHVAWTQIGALAIFAVIFLALTCVYFLSHSRGENLEQNEAVMA, encoded by the coding sequence ATGAAATCATTGTCGGTATTTCTGAAAGACATCGGCGCTTCTCTGAAGAAGCCGAAGGTATTTATTCCGATTCTTGTTGTTCTGTTCATCCCTGTGCTGTATAGCGGGATGTTTCTAACGGCCTTCTGGGATCCTTACGGCAAGATGAATGAGCTCCCGGTGGCCGTGGTGAATCAGGACCAGGGAGCGGAATTTGAAAGCAAATCCCTCCATGTGGGCGATGATCTGGTCACAGAATTGAAGAAAAGTGATGACTTTGACTGGACGTTCGTAACCCGCCAAGAGGCGGAACAAGGGATGAAGGATAATAAATATTACATGACGATTGTGATCCCTGAAGATTTCTCCAGCAAAGCGACAACGCTGATGGACGACCAGCCGGAGCCGGCACGACTTATCTTCGAGCCGAATGAAGGCTATAACTTCCTCGCGGCTCAAATCGGCGGTACTGCAATCAAGCAGATTAAAACCGAGGTGTCCGCCAAAGTCACTGAGGCGTATACCGAGACGCTGTTTGGACAGGTGGAGAAAATCTCCAGTGGCCTTGGCGAAGCGGGCAGTGGTGCAGGTGACTTGAACGATGGAGCCTCGAAGCTGGACGCTGGCGTAGCCAAGATGAAGGAGAATTTAGCCAAGCTGACCAAAGGTACAGGCAAGCTTGCGAGCGGGCTTGCACCGTTAGAGCAAGGTACAGGAACTTTGAATGCAGGCGTTCAGCAGTTCCATCAAGGTGCGACGAAATTGTCCTCTGGTCTTGATCAATTATCCGTGATAGGCAAGAAGCTCAAGACAGGCGCTTTAGCAGTAGAGCAGGGCGGCGTAAAGCTTGGAGTGGGTCTGAACTCTTCCCTGCAAGGCACCAAGAAGCTGCAAGCCGGCATCCAGGCCTCCGAACAGGGGAGTGCAAAGCTAACAGCAGGTTTGGAGCAGACTTATGCAGGCAGCAGTAAAGTGACTGAAGGAGCCAAAGGCGTAGCCCAAGGGTTAGAACAGCTGGTGAAGGCAAGCCCTGAGCTGGCCCAAAGCCCTGCGGTTCAGAAGCTCCTCGCAGCAAGCCAGGCTGTAGCCGAGGGCAGTGAGCAGGTTACGAAGAGCCAGCAGCAGCTGATCCAAGGCAGCAAGCAGCTGCAGGGTGTTCAAGGGCAGCTGCTGTCCGGCAGCAAACAGGTGGTAGCTGGCAATCAGCAGCTTGTGCAAGGCGTAGATCAGATGCAGACCGGACATAAGCAGCTCAGCCAAGGGCTGCAGCAATTTACAGCTAAGCTGGATGAGGCGGCTGCCGGTGGCAAAAAGCTGGCAGTGGGAAGCCAAGCCTTGGCCAGCGGTACAGAGCGCCTGCAGGGCGGATTGAACCAGTTTTCCGGCGGGGTTAAGACCCTGGACAGCAACGTAGGACGGCTTGGCCAAGGTGCGGGCCAGTTGCAGAATGGCATGAATAAGATCGCAGCGGGCACAGGTGAACTGGCAACCAAGCTGAATGAAGCCGCTGAGAAGGCATCCAGTGTAAAGGCAACAGACAACCTGATCAGCATGTATGCACAGCCGATTAAGATCGAAGAGAACAAGATCAATGAGGTTCCGAACTACGGAACCGGATTCTCTCCATACTTCCTCTCCCTGGGCTTGTTCGTAGGGGCGTTGATCACTACACTGGTCATTCCGATGCGCGGCTCTGCCGTAGAGGATGCCAGCGGCTGGAACCGGTTTGTCAGCCGGACGCTCTCTTTTACGATCATGGGGCTTATTCAATCGGTCTTGGCCGTTCTTCTGGTCTTGTATGGATTAGGTTTGGAAGTTAAGAGTGTACCTATGTTCTATCTATTCACATTCATAACAAGCTTATGCTTTATGTTCATTATTCAAGCGATCGTGACTTGGCTGGATCAGCCGGGACGCTTCGTAGCCATCCTGCTCTTGATCTTCCAGCTGACAACCAGTGCGGGCACCTTCCCGTTAGAGTTGATTCCTGGCTGGATGAAGGCATTCAATCCTTGGCTGCCAATGACATACAGTGTAACCGGATATAAAGCTGTAATCTCCAGTGGTGATTTCCATGTCGCTTGGACTCAGATTGGAGCACTGGCCATCTTCGCTGTGATCTTCCTTGCTTTGACCTGTGTATACTTCCTGAGTCATTCACGAGGAGAAAATCTTGAGCAGAATGAAGCTGTAATGGCTTAA
- a CDS encoding MGDG synthase family glycosyltransferase produces the protein MHKKRVLILSEGFGSGHTQAAHGLAAGLKKLLPGIQTKVMELGTFLNPSIGPLILSAYRKTVCTSPSLVGMFYRSNYKKRINRFTRLALHKVFYSHALQVIRQLKPDLIICTHPIPSAVISRLKADGLEVPLCTLITDYDAHGAWISQEVDRFLVSTPAVKELLQEGGIRSDRIRVTGIPVHPKFWEACDKRTVREELGLKDMPTVLVMGGGWGLMFNEHMLARLTAWRERVQILFCTGSNTKLAAKLRSHPSFDHPHIRVLGHTREVDKLMDASDLLVTKPGGMTCTEGLAKGLPMLFCQSIPGQEERNCEYFVQQGYGAVLETETCIDRWFVRLTSQSPLLSTLGSLSAGKVNKQQPAAYHPESCSQAVAEMLYGSLSVMNPKLEHYTAVGK, from the coding sequence ATGCACAAAAAACGTGTGCTTATATTATCCGAGGGATTTGGCAGCGGGCATACCCAGGCTGCTCATGGCTTGGCCGCAGGACTTAAGAAGCTTCTGCCAGGCATTCAAACCAAGGTCATGGAGCTGGGGACCTTCCTTAACCCCTCTATAGGACCGCTAATCCTATCCGCTTATCGCAAGACCGTATGCACCAGCCCTTCGCTGGTCGGCATGTTCTACCGCAGCAATTACAAGAAACGGATCAACCGATTCACAAGGCTGGCACTTCATAAGGTCTTCTATTCTCATGCCTTACAAGTGATCCGGCAGCTTAAGCCTGACCTGATCATCTGCACGCACCCGATTCCAAGTGCGGTGATCTCCCGGCTCAAAGCCGATGGGCTCGAAGTGCCGCTCTGTACACTCATCACGGACTATGACGCTCATGGCGCCTGGATCAGCCAAGAGGTTGACCGCTTTCTGGTGTCAACACCGGCCGTGAAAGAGCTCCTTCAAGAAGGAGGAATCCGCTCTGACCGCATCCGCGTAACCGGAATTCCAGTTCATCCCAAGTTCTGGGAAGCCTGCGATAAGCGAACCGTCCGAGAAGAGCTGGGCCTCAAAGACATGCCGACTGTCCTTGTTATGGGAGGCGGCTGGGGCTTGATGTTTAATGAACACATGCTTGCCCGCTTAACCGCATGGAGAGAACGGGTCCAGATTCTGTTCTGCACCGGAAGCAATACCAAGCTTGCCGCTAAGCTGCGCAGTCACCCTTCCTTCGACCACCCTCATATCCGGGTATTAGGCCACACGCGTGAAGTCGATAAGCTGATGGATGCCTCGGATCTGCTCGTTACCAAGCCGGGAGGCATGACCTGTACCGAAGGACTTGCCAAGGGGCTCCCTATGCTGTTCTGTCAGTCGATTCCCGGTCAGGAGGAACGGAACTGCGAGTATTTTGTCCAGCAGGGGTATGGTGCCGTTCTTGAGACGGAGACTTGCATCGACCGCTGGTTCGTACGCCTGACCTCGCAGAGTCCCCTTCTGTCTACTCTGGGCTCTTTATCTGCCGGGAAAGTCAACAAGCAGCAGCCTGCCGCATATCATCCGGAAAGCTGTTCACAAGCCGTCGCCGAGATGCTGTATGGGTCATTGTCTGTGATGAATCCCAAGCTCGAACATTATACGGCCGTGGGAAAATAG
- a CDS encoding TetR/AcrR family transcriptional regulator: MAAVDRRQMVMDAAAKSFSLFGYKATTMDQVAKIANVGKGTIYTFFTTKEELFDEILKAVIQDMKRVVELNIREDVSFFDNLYRGLDALLEFRGEHELLVKLSQEVREFGTPQAQEAMQRIENVVLDYVEKQIVRAEEQGEIVDIDPKIVSFVLLKLYIALSLEWNKQHEALSKEEIKKYVGIFMAEGLAKKR, from the coding sequence ATGGCAGCAGTGGATCGCCGTCAGATGGTGATGGATGCAGCAGCTAAATCATTCTCGTTGTTCGGCTACAAGGCCACCACAATGGATCAAGTAGCCAAAATTGCTAACGTGGGAAAAGGGACCATCTACACTTTCTTTACTACAAAAGAAGAGTTGTTTGATGAGATTTTGAAAGCCGTCATTCAGGACATGAAGCGTGTTGTTGAACTGAATATTCGTGAAGATGTCTCTTTCTTCGATAATCTGTATCGCGGATTGGATGCACTGCTTGAGTTCCGAGGAGAGCACGAACTGCTGGTGAAGCTGTCTCAGGAAGTTCGCGAGTTCGGAACCCCGCAGGCTCAAGAAGCCATGCAGCGGATTGAGAATGTGGTGCTCGATTATGTGGAGAAACAGATTGTTCGGGCGGAGGAGCAAGGAGAGATTGTGGATATCGATCCGAAGATCGTATCCTTCGTGCTGCTTAAGCTGTATATTGCTTTAAGCTTGGAATGGAATAAGCAGCATGAGGCATTAAGCAAGGAAGAGATAAAAAAGTATGTAGGCATATTTATGGCCGAAGGTCTGGCGAAAAAAAGATAA